The following are from one region of the Halodesulfovibrio sp. MK-HDV genome:
- a CDS encoding GntR family transcriptional regulator, which produces MKDCPPSQSVADHLEDLILSGQLLPRERLGETDMADRFSVKRHVIRDAFKVLESKGLIEIKRYKGARVVSLSVKEISDVFDIRINLESFAYSLALNNMHEEDFAGLETIAQKFLDSVDTASIEELSRLNTEFHNIIYKRADNIPLLEIITDLHIKLYITRFAAWDKRENIIQSGEEHLEFIDALRKKDLEVLNDLARRHIYNSKIAYEKRVSKITPLALCEKEVRFE; this is translated from the coding sequence ATGAAGGACTGTCCACCTAGCCAGAGTGTTGCTGACCACTTGGAAGATTTAATTCTTTCGGGTCAGTTGTTGCCAAGAGAGCGTCTTGGCGAAACAGACATGGCAGATAGATTTTCTGTTAAGCGTCACGTAATTCGTGATGCCTTCAAGGTGCTCGAGAGCAAAGGGCTTATCGAAATTAAGCGATACAAGGGTGCGCGTGTTGTGAGTCTTTCTGTGAAAGAAATCAGCGACGTGTTTGATATTCGCATTAATTTAGAAAGTTTTGCTTACAGTCTTGCCTTGAATAATATGCATGAAGAAGATTTTGCGGGGCTTGAAACCATTGCGCAAAAATTTCTTGATAGCGTAGACACGGCAAGTATTGAAGAATTGAGCAGGCTCAACACAGAGTTTCATAATATTATTTACAAACGTGCGGATAATATTCCATTGCTCGAGATTATTACAGATCTGCACATTAAACTTTACATCACTCGTTTTGCTGCTTGGGATAAAAGAGAAAATATCATTCAGTCGGGTGAAGAGCATTTAGAATTTATTGATGCACTTAGGAAGAAAGATCTCGAGGTGTTGAACGATCTTGCGCGTAGGCATATTTATAACTCTAAGATTGCGTACGAAAAACGTGTATCGAAAATTACTCCTCTTGCCCTGTGTGAAAAAGAAGTTCGTTTTGAATAA